From the Toxoplasma gondii ME49 chromosome VIIa, whole genome shotgun sequence genome, one window contains:
- a CDS encoding hypothetical protein (encoded by transcript TGME49_203875) yields the protein MAASAQKLCSLARYTEEQISKRPQRHILILAGRNSSFSLKTPRSHKPLPQPITAIVPVGRRKQNAHIPAFGPSSGPLLADSLTVFFLLSSLRPETSPYDKVLASASLITSRLQSVR from the exons ATGGCTGCCTCTGCACAAAAACTGTGTTCGCTCGCAAGGTACACGGAAGAACAAATCTCTAAAAGGCCACAGAGGCATATTTTGATTTTGGCTGGCCGAAACTCCTCATTTTCCCTGAAAACGCCGAGGAGCCACAAACCACTTCCACAACCCATCACCGCCATTGTGCCTGTGGGCCGTAGGAAACAAAACGCACAC ATTCCAGCCTTCGGTCCTTCCTCTGGTCCCCTACTCGCCGATTCCCTTacggttttctttctgttgtcttcGCTTCGTCCCGAAACGTCACCATATGATAAAGTGCTCGCTTCAGCATCCCTCATCACTTCGCGACTGCAGTCTGTCAGATGA
- a CDS encoding hypothetical protein (encoded by transcript TGME49_203880) yields MLPSRSASVEAARNALVGEMKEGEAPIHCSLRRVGSCVEDMLETEEVHGVLCSKPPVREQPTLGYLITGMLGDKIEENRRESRYPGCESTESSCSPSVVQHQCRRAWHKEEHSNPTNSESEERTRCPFPEGHNVSDFGHASKNEGQHGCRDEKREDRHVAEDQRGRAGNLRFSSDRDERECPLSAVQPGTLMSHLEAEGEAIKYVEDIGTNEGCGLLTIDQGKQECGVCAPLSRKDGFGFLAATDWLSHDGRERKEDRRDEGASRGTDGRGVAQKLRTSKEDEKRIESSADHVVRQTTHEVTKTRKKDCTAKEEDNLLTRMRNHGDLPQNTETSGNRGLSTDTEEWHNIPDQRLRQGEDKASRCSDKGCVESCKRETWPSLGANVCGQKEGDTGEGTRETQTGLAGGNPAFVSGDDSLHVNCSNPERQERRQEEALEEESGDEDEQERHGHGGNEQTDNRREDGQRNGLVQRKRREATERGKTEHVCLTRRSSTRLQMPGQRKTGSRVHDIYSAISSAVAHHPTASLAAAGRGELPPPPRQAFSRDLGGAPIHCSSLFRSCAGGSRKIVKEGECVPDPRARPLRCFPHLSCLHRPPKEDAVRFRQSEADEGQSGCTPWPSASCCASASAPADSSLSAGLLPSSRSASPSQMSENGAVNLWGEAGRFHARRCVFDDGSEGQQASGPLFLPSSSPQEKARNSMRYVPKKSPPPVDVATPSYDPHASSSVVSKDRETSTGITSGEAGYNSVTHKHEVGGRRLSESAGTQHMPSPASVGGINMKPPALLFSRRLREAKSASDETGKAQILEERETVTPTQTLHESRVADVVSSALVTSSSDFSSPSMLTPAATPDREQLPLDVDAKTGNSPCNLNRFLKDEHSCTRSPVSCVGFCVPVPHVARETRDIEDGHTETGGKPETVPKERLGSGHSGRVPQSEDGLSGCVTLPGDGRARSASETWTTASSRRERRTLMIGSPPFAPDEEEEPDDERDVLLDLLHFTSKRRFLMDEAEAIAQARLSLRKMKRELPFLMRKILEERRTENERDEAKCRFLRESSMRMKGTEDKADRRTTVLRPLDKEGKRDVPSVGATTLQSASGSCSQSVSPEHEKAAEYEGITEMKGSKERIVPPISPYPRWPDADVDTPLQPKLKGQDEGEGNTGVRWFDRGDWWRSVSVPCDSFSSVPGICSSRSSFSTRLPPPCSSTYSSLLSLGERARIPKQRIRIVQDDHVIDKTPNREIQLRRAFCSLLVGYGKWEAAHSLSVDEVEEILCFALPSLSRREIADFLSTNLPNPPPRTVTPADLQLASLLPSLFAMKDGEFRAAREENEAETVLVEERLRSTCAIFRQRFIKMLSWRLNYQNILSLHVNFTDFCDLCRSRSPVFTAACFHLMRQESSKLAWPVVEALSTYEVLYAAWYVAQRVLHADGVCPQRLLCHPHYRRPSAKEGILACHLRRFGFRSLTVCCWNSRAKTREETAGQPESDLPISYKLFKRSKPDTPDTPLTRWRFNRALPKVFGQPEKAEDRETRVAKSCTLLQINGHPDECSLPLNVKRHWRTNLER; encoded by the exons ATGTTACCGTCTCGTTCGGCTTCCGTGGAGGCTGCGCGAAATGCGCTGGTGGGTGAAATGAAGGAAGGGGAAGCCCCGATTCATTGTTCCCTGAGACGGGTGGGCAGCTGCGTCGAAGACATGCTTGAAACTGAGGAAGTCCACGGGGTCCTTTGTTCTAAACCTCCTGTCAGAGAACAGCCAACTCTTGGCTACCTAATAACAGGGATGTTAGGAGACAAAATAGAGGAAAACAGGCGCGAGTCGCGTTATCCTGGTTGTGAAAGCACCGAATCATCGTGTAGCCCATCGGTTGTGCAACATCAGTGCCGTCGCGCGTGGCATAAAGAAGAACATTCAAATCCGACCAAcagcgaaagcgaggagagaacaagatgTCCGTTCCCTGAGGGGCACAATGTTTCTGATTTTGGACATGCTTCAAAAAACGAGGGCCAGCATGGATGCCGAGatgaaaaacgagaagacagGCATGTAGCAGAAGATCAGCGAGGGAGAGCAGGAaatttgcgtttttcttcagacagAGATGAACGCGAATGTCCTTTGTCCGCAGTGCAGCCGGGGACTCTCATGTCACATCTTGAAGCGGAAGGGGAAGCAATAAAATATGTAGAGGATATAGGCACCAATGAAGGATGTGGGCTTTTGACAATCGAtcaaggaaaacaagaatGTGGTGTTTGTGCCCCCCTGTCACGTAAGGACGGTTTCGGGTTTCTTGCGGCCACGGACTGGCTGTCCCacgacggaagagaaaggaaagaagacaggagggACGAAGGTGCATCAAGGGGGACCGACGGCAGGGGAGTAGCGCAAAAGCTGAGAACAAGtaaagaagacgaaaagcgGATCGAGAGCAGTGCAGACCATGTGGTGCGACAAACGACTCATGAGGTGacaaaaacgcgaaaaaaggaCTGTacagcaaaagaagaagataATCTTTTGACACGCATGAGGAACCACGGCGACTTGCCACAGAACACAGAGACATCGGGAAACAGAGGGCTcagcacagacacagaagagtGGCATAACATACCAGACCAAAGACTTCGACAGGGCGAGGACAAGGCGAGCAGGTGCAGTGACAAGGGATGTGTAGAATCCTGCAAGAGGGAAACCTGGCCTTCATTGGGTGCGAACGTTTGCGGCCAGAAGGAAGGAGATACAGGAGAGGGCACTCGAGAAACACAAACAGGCCTGGCTGGGGGAAACCCAGCATTCGTGTCCGGCGACGACAGCTTACATGTAAATTGCAGCAACCCCGAACGCCAGGAACGACGACAAGAAGAAGCACTTGAAGAAGAAtcaggcgacgaagacgaacaagaaCGACATGGCCACGGGGGGAACGAACAAACAGACAACAGACGGGAAGATGGACAGAGGAACGGCCTAgtccagagaaagagaagggaagcaactgaaagaggaaaaacggaacACGTGTGCttgacgagaagaagcagtaCTCGCTTGCAGATGCCAGGTCAACGGAAAACTGGATCGCGAGTTCATGATATATATAGCGCGATTTCCTCTGCAG TGGCTCATCACCCAACGGCGTCGCTGGCAGCTGCTGGCCGTGGCGAACTTCCTCCTCCGCCCCGCCAGGCTTTTTCGCGAGACTTGGGAGGAGCTCCGATTCACTGTAGTTCGCTGTTTCGATCGTGTGCAGGCGGCAGCAGGAAGATAGTGAAAGAAGGGGAGTGTGTGCCCGACCCTCGAGCGCGTCCCCTCAGATGCTTCCCTCATCTGTCGTGCCTTCATCGGCCACCCAAAGAAGACGCCGTGCGATTTCGACAGAgtgaagcagacgaaggacaATCGGGCTGTACACCCTGGCCGTCGGCATCATGTTGTGCCTCTGCATCTGCTCCAGCAGACTCCTCTTTGTCTGCCGGCCTCCTTCCGTCGTCTCGTTCTGCGAGTCCGTCTCAGATGTCAGAGAATGGAGCAGTGAACCTCTggggagaagcagggcgTTTCCATGCCCGTAGATGTGTCTTTGACGACGGGAGCGAAGGCCAACAGGCCTCTGGGCccctttttctgccttccaGTTCACCTCAGGAAAAAGCAAGAAACTCGATGCGTTATGTCCCCAAGAAGAGCCCACCCCCCGTAGATGTGGCGACGCCTTCATATGATCCCCATGCCTCTAGTTCTGTCGTTtcaaaagacagagagacaagcactGGTATCACAAGTGGGGAGGCAGGTTACAACAGTGTCACACACAAACATGAAGttggaggaaggagactgaGTGAGAGTGCCGGAACCCAACACATGCCATCACCAGCTTCTGTTGGTGGCATCAACATGAAACCTCCTGCATTATTGTTTTCTCGACGCCTAAGAGAGGCAAAAAGTGCCTCTGACGAGACCGGGAAGGCGCAGATCTTGGAGGAGCGAGAAACCGTGACTCCGACCCAGACGCTCCACGAATCGCGGGTCGCAGacgtcgtctcttctgctcttgtcacttcgtcttctgatttctcttctccctcgatGTTGACACCTGCTGCTACCCCGGACCGTGAACAATTGCCACTGGACGTTGATGCGAAAACTGGAAATTCGCCCTGTAATTTGAACAGGTTCCTGAAAGATGAACATTCATGTACCCGCTCACCTGTCTCGTGTGTTGGCTTTTGTGTCCCCGTCCCACACGTAGCCCGAGAAACGAGGGACATCGAAGACGGCCACACAGAAACGGGGGGGAAACCAGAGACAGTGCCAAAGGAGCGACTTGGTTCTGGTCACTCGGGGCGCGTGCCTCAAAGTGAAGATGGCCTTTCCGGTTGTGTTACACTGCCCGGAGATGGCAGGGCGAGGTCTGCGAGTGAGACGTGGACAACGGCATCGagtcggcgagagagacgaacgttAATGATAGGCTCCCCTCCATTTGCACcggatgaagaggaagaacctGATGATGAACGAGATGTTCTGTTAGATCTGCTCCACTTTACCTCGAAGCGGCGGTTCCTAAtggacgaagcagaagcgatTGCACAGGCTCGTCTGTCGCTCCGAAAGATGAAGAGGGAGTTACCGTTTCTGATGCGAAAAATTCtcgaagaacgaagaacagaaaacgaaagagacgaagcaaaATGCCGTTTTCTACGTGAGTCGTCTATGCGAATGAAGGGGACAGAAGATaaagcagacagacgaaCTACAGTGCTAAGGCCGCTGGACAAGGAAGGGAAACGAGATGTTCCCTCTGTGGGGGCAACGACACTTCAGAGCGCTAGTGGATCCTGCTCTCAGTCAGTGTCACCTGAGCACGAGAAGGCTGCGGAATATGAGGGAATAACAGAGATGAAGGGGAGCAAAGAACGTATAGTGCCGCCTATCTCTCCTTATCCACGCTGGCCTGATGCAGACGTCGACACTCCTTTGCAGCCGAAGCTGAAAGGGCAAGACGAGGGTGAAGGAAATACGGGTGTTCGGTGGTTTGACCGAGGCGACTGGTGGAGATCAGTCTCCGTTCCATGCGAttcgttctcctctgtcccgggcatctgttcttctcgttcctcgttttctaCTCGTTTGCCTCCTCCCTGCTCCTCTACTTATTCgtccttgctctctcttgGAGAGAGGGCAAGGATTCCAAAACAGAGGATTCGGATCGTTCAGGACGACCATGTGATTGATAAAACGCCGAACAGGGAGATTCAGCTGCGCCGAGCATTCTGCAGTCTACTTGTTGGATATGGCAAATGGGAGGCAGCGCACAGCTTGAGCGTGGATGAAGTTGAAGAAATCCTTTGCTTTGCCCTCCCTTCCCTTTCCAGACGAGAAATCGCCGA CTTCCTAAGCACAAATCTTCCAAACCCGCCACCTCGTACGGTGACGCCTGCGGACCTGCAGTTGGCTTCCCTTCtgccttcgctcttcgct ATGAAAGATGGAGAATTCAGAGCAgcaagggaagaaaacgaggcagAAACCGTACTTGTGGAGGAGCGC CTGCGGTCGACCTGTGCCATCTTCCGGCAGCGGTTCATCAAGATGCTCTCTTGGCGCCTAAATTACCAGAACATACTTAGCCTTCATGTAAACTTCACCGATTTTTGTGACCTGTGCAGATCCAG AAGCCCGGTCTTCACGGCTGCATGCTTTCACCTCATGCGGCAGGAGAGTTCGAAGCTGGCTTGGCCAGTTGTAGAGGCCCTCTCTACGTATGAA GTCCTGTACGCAGCATGGTACGTTGCGCAGCGcgtgctgcatgcagacggggTATGCCCTCAAAGGCTGCTCTGTCATCCACATTACCGTCGTCCGTCTGCGAAAGAGGGTATTCTTGCCTGTCATCTCCGCCGTTTCGGTTTTCGCTCCCTCACAGTTTGTTGCTGGAATTCGCGGGCGAAAACGCGGGAGGAAACCGCAGGTCAACCTGAGAGCGACCTTCCTATATCGTACAAGTTGTTTAAGCGCAGCAAACCGGACACACCGGATACCCCATTGACACGGTGGCGCTTCAATCGCGCTCTACCCAAGGTATTTGGACAGCCGGAGAAagcggaagacagagaaacgcgagtgGCGAAGTCTTGCACCCTTCTACAGATTAACGGA CACCCAGATGAGTGTTCGCTTCCTTTAAATGTGAAGCGTCATTGGCGTACCAATTTAGAACGCTAA
- a CDS encoding RAB43, member RAS oncogene family protein (encoded by transcript TGME49_203870): MARNAERANAVLNKWLAVKDAVVKGAASRERRPRDVNSCQDLKQAEKWRSEVMREIGKLITQVQDASLGEHRIRDLNDDINRMIRVKKAWEFRIKELGGPDYSASATALEAMSKMSAAGADGYMYFGAAKELKGVRELLEREASEQQKPRKTRAMLFKNITPDYYGWRDEEDGEILLAEKVREEELRQEALGASRGSKRVRSAPLAGDADSDSDEESKRRKRDQDASSQPSGGVPEFQSYVDVPSAETIARLLVERKKQLLLEKYVSTQQREKEKESRALASQST; the protein is encoded by the exons atggcgagaaacgcagagagggcgAACGCAGTGCTGAACAAATGGCTGGCGGTCAAGGATGCTGTCGTCAAGGGCGCCGCTTCTCGCGAGAGGCGACCCAGAGACGTCAACTCCTGCCAGGACCTGAAGCAGGCGGAAAAATG GCGAAGCGAGGTCATGCGTGAGATCGGGAAGCTGATCACGCAGGTCCAGGACGCGAGTCTGGGAGAGCATCGAATCCGCGACTTGAACGATGACATCAATCGAATGATTCGCGTCAAAAAAGCCTGGGAGTTCCGAATCAAAGAG ctcGGCGGCCCAGACTACTCGGCCTCCGCAACGGCTCTGGAGGCCATGAGCAAAATGAGCGCTGCCGGCGCCGATGGGTACATGTACTTTGGCGCCGCGAAGGAGCTAAAG GGTGTGAGAGAGTTGCTGGAACGCGAGGCGtcggagcagcagaagccTCGCAAAACGCGTGCAATGCTATTCAAAAACATCACACCAGATTACTACGGGTGGCGAGATGAG GAAGACGGGGAGATTCTCTTGGCAGAGAAagtgcgagaagaagagcttcGACAAGAGGCCCTTGGCGCATCACGCGGGAGCAAGCGAGTCCGATCGGCGCCCTTGGCAGGGGATGCAGATTCtgacagcgacgaagaatccaagagaagaaagcgagaccAGGATGCGTCTTCCCAACCTTCTGGAGGC GTTCCCGAGTTCCAGTCCTACGTCGACGTCCCGAGCGCGGAAACCATCGCGCGTCTGCTCGTcgagcggaagaagcagctgcttctaGAGAAATACGTGTCTACgcaacaaagagaaaaggaaaag GAGTCTCGGGCGCTTGCCTCACAGTCAACCTGA
- a CDS encoding hypothetical protein (encoded by transcript TGME49_203900), giving the protein METAELQHKLSRKVAQLTKVIFHLNVKHEEHDAYIKAISEAYEREVECIVSDVNQKLHSCVEAFEEHRKNQISEKELEEVLEQLQGAKENMVADAQNYHRQCLEDVTKCKEEYTARARLFSEEVCEATEEARRWTSQLKQALGTLNENKEKFLDLHQNREYEKNLQEEVRRQQEHIDRLREEKCQVETDFNATKSLLDHTQIESERRCRALEVAQAKLTALENALQLSNKHNDDLKQAAKETSEKYEQMINELQLSAKSLTEALGLKNQEIEELKQTLQATERSSHAVADEKSKVEMALKESEEKITMLGDRIAERDKEIHLRGTELISEMQKRIVIYEQEIEQLKAKLVQSEAAEKKALQENKSGIEELLSLKRQRDQLEKETVPRLTEEMDRLKMDLEQMDKLKELYADVELKRVRKEEELQKVEERCRVLQHEMDETARAYHLEKAELKDTQNKALESFMLQRSQHKEEIRQMEEQISTLQRRVEDQETRLADTSKDEALAQMQSTLSQLQGDMEKTCQAKDELSFQLSLKQTEMKNILHDHEEEVQNLRVTILELKEQRKQIEIILQECQKASKREAAEAWEREQNLRKEAANMKSRMEEIDERATTLVVKVRDLKEEKEKLEKESEAKLEKVRESHFYEKQQWRRDLENLREGNAEELLRAQKTLEIAEKKHVENIEKLKRDHRSELDEVKLALHKQTQQQLSELKQKCDAQTEYRAQALKKQLEAASAAHAEERERMKSDMKQQIMAIEAQIRENAERFESTKKELLEQCEQSKKESEERKRTVENLQSEVVSLDATVKNIRTEMRSRENRYNEEVKKLNEDHAAKIDDIEGTHRQKCAAMEALHEQTLEAKKYEMEFLEQEHMKSLERAREELSNLHSKLQDRPSRDEDVNLIALLNDRLLYCESQIDYLQQKIQTYKLELLNRYSQRALWVVTQSDLPVRKII; this is encoded by the exons atggagacagcagaaTTGCAGCACAAGCTGAGCCGAAAAGTGGCCCAACTAACGAAAGTTATTTTTCATCTCAATGTGAAACATGAAGAACATGATGCATACATCAAGGCCATCTCCGAGGCCTACGAGAGGGAGGTGGAGTGCATTGTGTCTGACGTGAATCAAAAGCTTCATTCGTGCGTTGAAGCCTTCGAGGAGCATCGAAAAAACCAGATCTCTGAAAAG GAACTTGAAGAAGTACTCGAGCAGCTACAAGGCGCAAAGGAAAACATGGTTGCTGATGCCCAAAATTATCATCGGCAGTGCCTAGAGGATGTCACGAAATGCAAAGAGGAATACACCGCTCGAGCACGCCTGTTCTCAG AGGAAGTATGCGAGGCgacggaagaagcgagacgtTGGACGTCGCAGCTAAAGCAAGCCTTGGGAACTCTaaacgaaaacaaagagaagttTTTGGATCTTCACCAGAACAGGGAATATGAGAAGAATCTACAAGAGGAAGTCCGACGGCAACAAGAG CATATCGACCGGTtacgagaagagaaatgtCAGGTCGAAACAGACTTCAATGCAACAAAGAGTCTCCTCGACCACACACAAATCGAATCTgagagaagatgcagagctCTCGAGGTCGCCCAGGCAAAACTCACTGCGCTGGAAAATGCCCTTCAACTTTCGAATAAACACAACGACGATCTGAAGCAGGCAGCAAAAGAAACGAGTGAAAAATATGAACAAAT GATTAACGAGCTGCAACTCAGTGCCAAATCCTTAACCGAAGCTCTTGGGCTGAAAAACCAGGAAATCGAAGAGCTGAAGCAAACTTTGCAAGCAACCGAA CGCTCCAGCCACGCGGTCGCCGACGAAAAGAGCAAAGTGGAAATGGCGctgaaggagagcgaggaaaagatCACAATGCTCGGGGACAGAATCGCGGAACGGGACAAAGAGATTCACCTCCGTGGGACGGAACTAATCTCTGAAATGCAAAAACGGATAGTGATTTACGAACAAGAAATTGAGCAACTGAAGGCGAAGTTGGTTCAGTCTGAagcagccgagaagaaagctctACAGGAAAACAAAAGTGGCATCG AGGAGCTGCTTTCTCTCAAGCGTCAGCGTGACCAattggagaaagagacagtaCCCCGGCTGACAGAGGAAATGGACCGGTTAAAGATGGATCTCGAACAAATGGACAAATTGAAGGAGTTGTACGCGGATGTTGAGCTGAAG AGAgtgcgaaaagaagaagaactgcagaAGGTTGAGGAGCGCTGCAGAGTGCTGCAACACGAGATGGATGAAACG GCCAGGGCGTACCATTTGGAAAAGGCAGAGCTGAAGGATACTCAGAACAAGGCCCTTGAGTCG TTTATGTTGCAACGCTCGCAACACAAGGAGGAAATTCGCCAAATGGAAGAACAGATATCCACTCTTCAAAG GAGGGTTGAGGACCAGGAGACAAGGCTCGCAGACACGTCAAAAGACGAGGCTCTCGCACAGATGCAGAGCACCCTATCTCAGCTTCAAGGCGATATGGAGAAAACCTGCCAGGCGAAAGATGAACTGAGTTTCCAGTTGAGCTTGAAACAAACAGAAATGAAAAATATTCTACAT GATCATGAAGAAGAGGTGCAAAACCTTCGCGTAACCATCCTGGAACTGAAAGAACAAAGGAAACAGATCGAGATCATCCTGCAGGAATGTCAGAAAGCGAGCAAACGGGAGGCAGCCGAAGcctgggagagagagcagaatTTGCGGAAGGAGGCTGCAAACATGAAGAGCCGGATGGAAGAGATCGATGAGCGTGCAACTACTCTCGTTGTCAAAGTTCGAGACctgaaagaggaaaaggaaaaactt gaaaaagaaagtgaAGCGAAATTGGAAAAAGTGAGGGAATCTCATTTTTACGAGAAGCAGCAGTGGAGGAGAGACCTCGAAAATCTACGAGAAGGAAATGCTGAAGAGTTGCTGAGGGCACAGAAGACACTAGAAAtcgcggagaagaaacatgtTGAAAACATCGAAAAATTGAAGAGAGATCATCGGTCAGAGTTGGACGAGGTGAAACTGGCGCTGCACAAGCAAACTCAGCAGCAGTTGTCTGAACTCAAACAGAAGTGCGATGCCCAG ACAGAGTACCGCGCACAGGCTTTGAAAAAGCAGCTGGAAGCCGCGAGTGCTGCGCACGCAGAGGAGCGGGAAAGAATGAAGTCGGACATGAAACAGCAAATAATGGCGATAGAGGCTCAGATTCGAGAAAATGCCGAGCGATTTGAGTCAACAAAGAAAGAGCTCCTTGAGCAATGTGAACAAAGCAAAAAA GAgtcggaggagaggaaaaggactGTCGAAAACCTTCAGAGCGAAGTGGTTTCTCTGGACGCAACGGTGAAAAATATCCGCACAGAGATGCGATCACGAGAAAACCGCTACAATGAGGAGGTCAAAAAGCTTAACGAGGACCACGCGGCAAAGATTGATGATATTGAAGGGACACATCGTCAAAAATGCGCTGCTATGGAG GCACTCCATGAACAAACACTGGAAGCGAAAAAGTACGAAATGGAGTTCTTAGAACAAGAGCACATGAAGAGTCtcgagagagcaagagaagagctGAGCAACCTTCATTCGAAGCTTCAGGATCGCCCCTCAAGAGATGAAGATGTAAACCTTATTGCTCTTCTTAATGACCGGCTCCTCTACTGCGAG AGCCAAATTGACTATCTTCAGCAGAAAATTCAAACGTACAAGCTGGAACTCCTCAACCGGTACAGTCAACGGGCACTGTGGGTTGTCACTCAGTCGGATTTGCCAGTTCGAAAAATCATTTGA
- a CDS encoding hypothetical protein (encoded by transcript TGME49_203890~Signal peptide predicted by SignalP 2.0 HMM (probability 0.876) with cleavage site probability 0.423 at residue 30), whose product MESVAKMILPKQLLCVAIATMMLSLSLSVGRRGPYGVEAVRSFRTAEQDYTDYDTNDTLGNAEETILSSGRKYDSAESAKKDAHENMSSFVEQAGGGKHAAKDSDSLITAAARIAQLNPEETLGRWHAEQARGTQVEDFLDNLLGTKNVKVSEEEQERIKPFAEQEHLDLEQTLALWKKFKKDNHSVESFIGHVKSPHLRPDKKHAAGGAHKKISDGKESSTESKSWGEAIGDAVDYAGDKVAEGWNALAARFTSPESHQAASEAASQAAAERGDVDAVSETAHLNTTKPGKQAKADGTMKLSCNCTTVQAKPHH is encoded by the exons ATGGAATCTGTCGCAAAAATGATTCTCCCGAAGCAGCTTCTTTGTGTAGCAATAGCTACCATGatgctttctctttccctctccgtcgggagaagagggccCTACGGGGTGGAGGCAGTTCGATCTTTTCGGACGGCAGAGCAGGATTACACAGACTACGACACGAACGACACATTGGGCAACGCTGAGGAAACAATTCTCAGTAGTGGCCGGAAATACGACTCTGCTGAATCTGCGAAGAAAGATGCGCACGAAAACATGTCTTCATTTGTCGAGCAAGCAGGAGGTGGAA AGCATGCGGCGAAGGACAGTGACAGTTTAATCACTGCGGCTGCAA GAATAGCTCAGCTAAACCCTGAGGAGACCTTGGGAAGGTGGCACGCGGAGCAAG CGCGGGGGACACAAGTTGAAGATTTCCTTGATAATCTTCTTGGGACAAAAA ACGTAAAagtttctgaagaagagcaggaaagGATCAAACCCTTTGCTG AGCAGGAGCATCTGGACCTCGAGCAGACACTTGCTTTGTGGAAAAAATTCAAAA AAGACAACCATTCCGTGGAAAGCTTCATTGGGCACGTCAAGAGTC CGCATTTGCGTCCAGACAAAAAACATGCGG CTGGAGGAGCGCACAAGAAAATCTCAGATGGGAAGGAGTCAAGCACGGAGAGCAAAAGCTGGGGAGAAG CAATTGGTGACGCTGTAGACTACGCTGGAGACAAGGTTGCTGAAGGATGGAATGCACTGGCTGCAAGATTTACGAGTCCAGAAAGCCACCAGGCGGCTTCAGAGGCAGCATCACAAGCAGCCGCAGAAAGGGGCGACGTGGACGCTGTTTCTGAGACAGCGCATCTGAATACGACAAAACCAGGAAAACAGGCGAAGGCTGACGGAACCATGAAGCTTTCGTGCAACTGCACTACTGTGCAGGCTAAGCCTCATCACTAA